Genomic window (Escherichia fergusonii ATCC 35469):
CCAGTTCGCCATTAAAGATATCCTCACCTTCGCTGACCACCCATCCACCGTTTTCTGCCACAAAAGAGATCTCACTGGCAATCTCCGGGAAAAAAGAGATCAACTGGTAATATTGATTGCCACTGGCGACCACAAAGCGAATTCCTTGTGCTTTCATCTGTTGATACTGAGCCATAAACCGCTCGCGGTTATAGGTTTTTTGATCGCTGAGAAACGTACCATCCATATCTACCGCAATTAATTTGATGCTCATTATCCATTCTCCAAAGCAGATTGCGTTTTTGTATCCGGTTTAGCGACGGCTTTGGCGACCAGTGCTGCTAATATCACCAGTGCCAGCACCACTAACATGGCACTGCGTAAGCCGTAGTGTTCACCAAGATAGCCTAACAATGGCGGCCCTACGAGGAAGGCCAGATAGCCAGTGGTTGCCACCACGCTGACACGGGTTGGCGCATCGGGTCCGGTGTCACTGGCGGCGGAAATAGTTAACGGGAATCCGAGTGAAGCACCTAATCCCCAGAGAATAACAGAGACACCGGCCACCCAGGCGCTATCGACAAAGATGATCAGGCCAATTCCTAACGCTCCCATTAGCGCACTGGCACGAACAACAGCCACGCGACTGTAGCGATCAATAAACCAGCCACCGGTAAAGCGTCCGACGGTCATTCCCAGTGTAAAGCCTGCATAAATCAATGAACCCGATGTTGGGCTAAATCCGTGTCCATCTACCATCAACAGGGGTAACCAGTCGTTGGCGGAACCTTCAGCAAACGCCATCGCCAGTACCACGACACCAATCAGCATTAACTGGATGTCACGATAAAAAGGAATGCCTTTTTCGCTATGTCGCTTATCTTCTGCGGTGTTTTTGCCAGTACCATCGGGTATTGCTTTAATCGCAATCAAGATCGGTGCGATGCCAACCAGGGCGGCGAGTAAAATATGTAGCGTTGCCGGAATACCAAATGCTGTCAGAGCCATCCCGATGCCAGCACCTACCAATGTACCGAAGCTGTAGAAACCGTGCATCATGGGGAGCACGGTTTTATTCATCTCACGTTCGACAGCAGCACCTTCAACGTTAATGGCGACCTCTGCGGAACCAAAACTAGCGCCAAATATGCCCAGGCCAATAGCAAATAACCACGCAGATGAAAGCCAAAGGGCGAGACTTAAGATCATCATTCCGAATAATGCGCAGGACATCGTGGTGCGAATCACATTGCGCGTGCCAAAGCGTTTAACCAACCAGGCAGAACAGAGTATGCCGCTCATTGAACCAACAGAAAGGCCGAATAAAACCGTGCCCATTTCGGCAGTCGAAACCGACAAGATGTCGCGAATGGCGGGGGTACGAGTAGCCCAGGAAGCCATTAGCAGACCGGGCAAAAAGAAAAACATAAACAATGCCCAGGTACGATGCCTTAAAGCTTTACGAGATGATCTGGCAGTCATAAATCCTGTCAAATAAGAAGAAGAGAGAGGACAACAGTAGCAAGGTTGTGTACATTTGTACACATACCTGTTTAATGAGGAAGTGCAGTGCGACGGAGCAACGATCCCCAAAGGCGAGAAAAGATTATTGCTGCCACTCTGGAAGCCATTGCGACGCACGGTATCCATGCCGTGACACACCGTAAAATTGCGATAATTGCGCAAGTCCCGTTGGGATCGTTGACTTATTATTTCTCGGGAATCGATGAATTATTGACCATTGCATTTCGTCGTTTTACGGAAATCATGACAGAGCAATACCAGTCTTTTTTTACCGGAGTCTCGGAACCGATAGAAGCCTGTGAAGCCATCACTGAGATGATCCATAGTGCGCAAATCACCACGCCAGAGAAAATGGCGTTGATGTATCAGTTATATGCTTTTGCCAGTCGTAAACCTGCTTTGAAAAAGGTCATGCAAAACTGGATGCACAGCAGCCAGCAGACGTTGCAACAGTGGTTTGATCCCGATACGGCCCGGGCACTGGATGCATTTATTGAAGGTATGACATTGCATTTTGTGACTGACAGTAAGCCACTGACACGCGACGATATTTTAAAAATGGTAAAAAGAATCGCTGGGGAGTAATACTTACGTTATGTGTATGCGAGAAGAAAGGAGAAGTGGCATATATGAGGATAAACATCGAATAGATGGACTAGCAGTATATAAATAATTTATCGATATTTGTACAGGATGCTAAAGATGTCAGCAAAAATTATACTGCTGTTTAATGATTTATCATGGTATGAAAATAATAAATACAATATTGTGCAGGTAATATCATCATTACCTTCCTACTGGAAGAATGATGGAGCTATTTATCATCTTTCTAGTGATGCGAATAAAGAGAATTACAGTGTGCACATATTTATTGAAGATAAGATTTTATTTATTGAAATATGAGCGCGACCTGAAATAATTCAAAATGATTTACATTATTTGTTTAGTAGGATTAGATGCCGTACACGAATAAAAATATATGTTCATGATGGAGAAGAATCGGGGTGGTAACCACATGAAAATATCAAAAATTTATCATCCAGTTGGCTAAATCATAGCGAGCTTTTAACAATTTGGCGATCTGCCTGAACTATCCTTAAGAATCAGCGTTTCTGCAACTGTCATCTTTGATGTTTCACAGCATGATGTTGTTCTTATGTGTTTTTGACTATCAGTATTGGAAGCAAAGTAAACCTGCCATATTTCACGTTTCATGTGGGGGTATTCTGTCAATCCACGGGCTTCACCATTACGGTATCGCTGCAGGTAGCGTTCAAATCCACTCCATGCACAACCTGTCGCCATCGCCGTATAGCGGATTACCTAATCTCATGATTTTAAACGGCATAAATTTCAGGCAACAAAAAACCCATCAACCTTGAACCAAAACGGCGGGGTTGATGGGCTCCACAAATTGGGGACATCAAAGAAAAGCAGTGGCACTAATTAAGACTGACGCCTTGAGGAAAAGTTCTGCGCATTACGCAAAAAATTTTCTTTTCAGGGCAACTTCAGTTTTATCCGAGTCCAGGCCACACCATCACAATGATTGTCCCTGCCAACGTTAAAAGAACATTGGCGATGGCATAGGTGCCTGCGTAACCCAGCGCAGGGATATTGCTACGCGCGGTATCGCTGATAATTTCCATTGCAGGTGCGCAGGTACGTGCGCCCATCATCGCGCCAAACAGTAACGCGCGATTCATTCGCAACACATACGCACCAAACAGGAAGCAGATCACCACAGGTACCAGACTGACAATAAGCCCGGCCACCAACATTTGGCCGCCAATAGCTCCAAGCCCGTTATTGATCCCACTACCCGCACTTAAACCGACGCCAGCCATAAACACCATCAGGCCAAACTCTTTCACCATACTTAACGCACCTTGCGGTATGTAGCCGAAAGTAGGGTGGTTTGCACGCATAAAGCCAAGCATAATCCCGGCGAATAAAAGACCGGCGGCATTACCCATGCCAAAACTGAATGAACTGAACTGGAAGGTAATCATCCCGATCATCAGACCAATAATAAAGAAGGCGCAGAAGGCCAGAAGGTCAGTGACTTGACTGTGAATCGAGATAAAGCCGATGCGGTCAGCAATGGTTTTTACACGGCGAGCATCTCCGCTCACCTGTAAAACATCGCCTTTGTTGAGTACAACGTTGTCATCGATTGGCATTTCAATCTGGCTGCGAATTACCCGATTCAGGAAGCAGCCGTGATCGGTAAGTTTCAGTTGCGCCAGGCGTTTACCAACGGCGTTGTGGTTTTTTACCACCACTTCTTCGGTAACGATACGCATGTCGAGTAGATCGCGATCGAACACCTCTTTACCATTTCGGAAGCTGGGATCAAGCCGGGCGTGAGCGTCGGGATAGCCGACAAGTGCAATCTCATCGCCCATTTGTAAAACAGCATCGCCGTCCGGGTTTGCTAAAATTCCGTTACGACGAATACGTTCGATATAACACCCCGTCTGACGATAAATCCCCAGTTCACGAAGATTTTTACCATCAGTCCACGCGACCAGTTCCGGCCCCACGCGGTAAGCACGAATAACGGGGAGATAAACTTTACGCGTGGCATCGGTATCGAGGCCGCGTTCACGGGCTATTTGCTGGGCGCTGGTCTGTAAATCCTGGTGTTGCAGCTTCGGCAGATAACGCGCACCGACAATCAGACTTACCAAACCAATTAAGTACGTTAAGGCATACCCGAGACTTAGGTTATCCAGCGCGGAGGAGAGTTCTGTACCACTGATCCCGAAGTGACGTAATGTGTCTCCGGCACCTACCAGCACCGGGGTTGACGTCATTGAGCCTGCCAGCATACCTGCCGTCAGGCCGATATCCCAGCCAAACAGCTTACCCAGGCCCAGGGCGATCAGCAGCGCGCTACCGACCATTACCAGAGCCAGCATCAGGTAGTTTTTCCCGTCGCGAAAAAAAATAGAAAAAAAGTTTGGTCCGGCTTCCACCCCAACACAAAAAATAAACAGCATAAAGCCAAGATTAAGTGCTTCAGTGTTAATACTGAAATGCTGCTGCCCTAATAACAGGGAGACGACTAAAACGCCAATGGAATTACCGAGTTGGATGGAACCAAGACGCAATTTTCCGAGGCAAAGTCCGAGCGCCAGGACCACAAATAATAACAGGATGTAATTCCCGTTTAACAATTCTGCGACGTTTATATTCACGGAGACTAACTTCTTGTTTACGAGTAAGCTGTTGAAAGAAATGGTAATTTAGGCTAATGTTTTGCGTACCAATTAAGGGTGATACCGGCCCTGTACCGCACCCACTAAAAGCAACACTGCTATATATTCAGCTAGTTTAATATCATTACGTATCAACGGCTATAAGAAATGTGTTGACGTATTTAAGCATGGAATGCTGAACAGCTTTATCACACTGAGCACTACAGGCGAAAAGCGTGTTCGATAGAGACAGTATCAGGAGGAACAAGTGAAACGTAAACGAAGTTGGGCAGGGGCCATTTGCTGTTTCGTACTGTTTATCGTTGTGTGTCTTTTCCTTGCCACGCAGATGAAAGGCGCGTTTCGGGCCGCCGGGCATCCTGAACTTGGACTTTTGTTCTTCATTTTACCGGGCGCGGTTGCCAGTTTTTGCTCTAACCGTCGGGCGGTAATTAACCCGTTGCTGGGAGCGATGATGGCAGCTCCCTGCTGCATGCTATTGTTACGGCTTTTCTTCACCACTCACAGGTCTTTATGGCAAGAGCTGGCGTGGTTGCTAAGTGCGGTATTCTGGTGTGCTCTTGGCGCATTATGTTTCTTGTTTATCAGTAGCTTATTCGATCTGCGACAAAAACGAGAACGAAAACGTAATAGCTAAAATTTGGCAGAGGCGACGATCTGAATCGCCTTGCCATTCATTCTCCTGTTTCCCCATTCTCGCTCTGAAAGACGATAACTGTTAAGCATTCATTACCGTTACGTTTTACACTTGTGCTTTGTATTGCATAGGGATGTTTTCCTTTTCTCTGAGAGAACAATGTAATGACACCAACAATTGAATTACTTTGCCAACATCGATCCATTCGCCATTTCACTGATAAGCCCATCACTGCAGAGCAGCGCGAAGCCATTATCAAAAGTGCTCAATGCACCTCGAGTTCCAGCTTTTTGCAGTGTACTTCCATCATCCGCATCACCGACAGGGCGTTACGCGAAGCATTGGTACCGTTGACGGGCGGGCAACAGCATGTTGCCCAGGCGGCAGAATTTTGGGTTTTCTGCGCTGATTTTAATCGCCACTTACAGATTTGCCCTGATGCGCAACTCGGCCTGGCTGAGCAGCTTCTGCTTGGGGTTGTTGACACCGCATTGATGGCACAAAATGCCCTGACCGCTGCGGAATCCTTAGGTTTGGGTGGGGTATATATCGGTGGGCTTCGCAACAATATTGAAGCAGTGACTGAGCTACTGAAATTGCCAAAACATGTCCTGCCATTGTTTGGTTTGTGCCTGGGCTGGCCAGCCGATAATCCGGATCTCAAGCCGCGTTTACCTGCCTCTATTTTGGTACACGAAAACAGCTATCAACCGCTGGATAAAGAGGCTCTGGCGCAATATGACGAGCAACTGGCGGAATACTATCTTACTCGCAGTAGCAATAATCGTCGTGACACCTGGAGCGACCATATCCGTCGGACCATCATTAAAGAAAACCGTCCTTTTATTCTTGATTATTTACACAAACAGGGTTGGGCGACGCGTTAGCCAGTGTATGATACGCAGGCTTTTGCCAGTTTTGACTGAGAGGTGCAGGGTGAAGATTGCCATATTGTCCCGGGATGGAACGCTCTATTCATGTAAGCGGCTACGAGAAGCTGCTATTCAGCGTGGTCACCTGGTTGAAGTTCTCGATCCGCTGTCTTGCTACATGAATATCAATCCGGCAGCCTCCTCGATCCACTATAAAGGGCGCAAGCTTCCCCATTTTGACGCGGTGATCCCGCGTATCGGCTCAGCTATTACTTTTTACGGTACGGCGGCGCTACGTCAGTTTGAAATGCTGGGCAGTTACCCGCTAAATGAATCGGTCGCTATTGCCCGTGCGCGTGACAAGTTGCGCTCTATGCAGCTACTGGCGCGTCAGGGGATTGATCTGCCGGTAACGGGGATCGCCCATTCACCGGACGATACCAGTGATTTGATAGACATGGTCGGTGGTGCACCGCTGGTGGTTAAGCTGGTCGAAGGCACACAGGGAATTGGTGTGGTGCTGGCAGAAACGCGGCAGGCTGCAGAAAGTG
Coding sequences:
- a CDS encoding MFS transporter: MTARSSRKALRHRTWALFMFFFLPGLLMASWATRTPAIRDILSVSTAEMGTVLFGLSVGSMSGILCSAWLVKRFGTRNVIRTTMSCALFGMMILSLALWLSSAWLFAIGLGIFGASFGSAEVAINVEGAAVEREMNKTVLPMMHGFYSFGTLVGAGIGMALTAFGIPATLHILLAALVGIAPILIAIKAIPDGTGKNTAEDKRHSEKGIPFYRDIQLMLIGVVVLAMAFAEGSANDWLPLLMVDGHGFSPTSGSLIYAGFTLGMTVGRFTGGWFIDRYSRVAVVRASALMGALGIGLIIFVDSAWVAGVSVILWGLGASLGFPLTISAASDTGPDAPTRVSVVATTGYLAFLVGPPLLGYLGEHYGLRSAMLVVLALVILAALVAKAVAKPDTKTQSALENG
- a CDS encoding TetR/AcrR family transcriptional regulator, which encodes MRRSNDPQRREKIIAATLEAIATHGIHAVTHRKIAIIAQVPLGSLTYYFSGIDELLTIAFRRFTEIMTEQYQSFFTGVSEPIEACEAITEMIHSAQITTPEKMALMYQLYAFASRKPALKKVMQNWMHSSQQTLQQWFDPDTARALDAFIEGMTLHFVTDSKPLTRDDILKMVKRIAGE
- a CDS encoding aspartate:alanine antiporter gives rise to the protein MNINVAELLNGNYILLLFVVLALGLCLGKLRLGSIQLGNSIGVLVVSLLLGQQHFSINTEALNLGFMLFIFCVGVEAGPNFFSIFFRDGKNYLMLALVMVGSALLIALGLGKLFGWDIGLTAGMLAGSMTSTPVLVGAGDTLRHFGISGTELSSALDNLSLGYALTYLIGLVSLIVGARYLPKLQHQDLQTSAQQIARERGLDTDATRKVYLPVIRAYRVGPELVAWTDGKNLRELGIYRQTGCYIERIRRNGILANPDGDAVLQMGDEIALVGYPDAHARLDPSFRNGKEVFDRDLLDMRIVTEEVVVKNHNAVGKRLAQLKLTDHGCFLNRVIRSQIEMPIDDNVVLNKGDVLQVSGDARRVKTIADRIGFISIHSQVTDLLAFCAFFIIGLMIGMITFQFSSFSFGMGNAAGLLFAGIMLGFMRANHPTFGYIPQGALSMVKEFGLMVFMAGVGLSAGSGINNGLGAIGGQMLVAGLIVSLVPVVICFLFGAYVLRMNRALLFGAMMGARTCAPAMEIISDTARSNIPALGYAGTYAIANVLLTLAGTIIVMVWPGLG
- a CDS encoding inner membrane protein YbjM — encoded protein: MKRKRSWAGAICCFVLFIVVCLFLATQMKGAFRAAGHPELGLLFFILPGAVASFCSNRRAVINPLLGAMMAAPCCMLLLRLFFTTHRSLWQELAWLLSAVFWCALGALCFLFISSLFDLRQKRERKRNS
- the nfsA gene encoding nitroreductase NfsA, with translation MTPTIELLCQHRSIRHFTDKPITAEQREAIIKSAQCTSSSSFLQCTSIIRITDRALREALVPLTGGQQHVAQAAEFWVFCADFNRHLQICPDAQLGLAEQLLLGVVDTALMAQNALTAAESLGLGGVYIGGLRNNIEAVTELLKLPKHVLPLFGLCLGWPADNPDLKPRLPASILVHENSYQPLDKEALAQYDEQLAEYYLTRSSNNRRDTWSDHIRRTIIKENRPFILDYLHKQGWATR
- the rimK gene encoding 30S ribosomal protein S6--L-glutamate ligase encodes the protein MKIAILSRDGTLYSCKRLREAAIQRGHLVEVLDPLSCYMNINPAASSIHYKGRKLPHFDAVIPRIGSAITFYGTAALRQFEMLGSYPLNESVAIARARDKLRSMQLLARQGIDLPVTGIAHSPDDTSDLIDMVGGAPLVVKLVEGTQGIGVVLAETRQAAESVIDAFRGLNAHILVQEYIKEAKGRDIRCLVVGDEVVAAIERRAKEGDFRSNLHRGGAASIACITEREREIALKAARTMALDVAGVDILRAERGPLVMEVNASPGLEGIEKTTGVDIAGKMIRWIERHATPEFCLKTGG